One Chloroflexota bacterium DNA window includes the following coding sequences:
- a CDS encoding PspA/IM30 family protein — protein sequence MWKRIKDLIRAWLHALFDRAENPVTMADEYIRQLEAQYGEAKRATAMAMGQATRMEQKRDENRKQADDWERKAVNALERGDEELARSALERKRHFSAAASEYATQSETQNAQVKDFRNSISRLEQQINEARAKRDLIKAKTSRADSQEAATRALQNMQGSGELGDRLGAMEERIDDRLYKAEAMAKLEGDSLENKFRNLEQETSLESELAALKAKVNQS from the coding sequence ATGTGGAAACGAATCAAAGACCTTATCCGCGCTTGGTTGCACGCCTTGTTTGATCGCGCCGAAAACCCCGTAACCATGGCCGATGAGTATATTCGCCAGCTTGAAGCGCAATATGGCGAGGCCAAACGCGCAACGGCTATGGCCATGGGTCAGGCTACGCGCATGGAGCAAAAGCGCGACGAGAACCGTAAGCAAGCCGATGATTGGGAACGCAAAGCCGTTAATGCACTTGAACGTGGCGACGAAGAATTGGCTCGTTCAGCTTTGGAACGCAAGCGCCACTTCAGCGCTGCCGCCAGCGAATATGCGACCCAATCGGAAACGCAAAATGCCCAAGTTAAAGATTTCCGCAATTCGATCAGCCGTTTAGAACAGCAAATTAATGAAGCTCGCGCCAAACGCGATTTGATCAAAGCCAAAACTAGCCGTGCTGATTCCCAAGAAGCAGCCACTCGTGCGCTGCAAAATATGCAAGGTAGTGGCGAATTGGGCGATCGCTTGGGGGCAATGGAAGAAAGAATCGACGATCGGTTGTACAAAGCTGAAGCCATGGCCAAATTAGAAGGCGATTCGTTGGAAAATAAATTCCGCAATTTGGAGCAAGAAACCTCGCTCGAATCGGAATTAGCAGCGCTCAAAGCCAAAGTCAATCAAAGCTAA
- a CDS encoding alpha-hydroxy-acid oxidizing protein, whose protein sequence is MSKPINLHEYEQQAMTLLDGPTCDYYAGGCEDEVTLRANLLSFEQVRLRPRFLVDVREVSTATTLLGKPLNSPILVAPSAYHGLAHAEGECETARGVAQAGSIFTVSTLATRSLEEVAAAAECPLWFQLYVYRDRSVSERLIARAEVAGYQALMLTIDRPWLGRRERELRSGFGVPAHLSMANFRDVPAAQNYRRAGPNALPDPKADMFDAGLTWESIAWLRSVTSLPIIVKGILTAEDALLAAEAGAAAIVVSNHGGRQIDGTVTTLEALPEVVAALAQSPCEIYIDGGIRRGSDALKALALGAQAIMLGRPVLWGLAVAGSAGVADVLTTMQRELQRSMALCGRPNLASIDRSLVRPSGMVF, encoded by the coding sequence ATGAGCAAGCCGATTAATCTCCACGAGTATGAGCAACAGGCAATGACGCTGTTGGATGGCCCAACCTGCGATTATTATGCAGGTGGCTGCGAGGATGAAGTGACTTTGCGGGCGAATCTGCTTTCATTTGAGCAGGTACGTTTGCGACCACGATTTTTGGTTGATGTGCGTGAAGTCTCAACCGCCACAACTTTGCTGGGCAAGCCGCTTAATTCGCCAATTTTGGTTGCACCATCGGCCTACCATGGCTTGGCCCATGCTGAGGGCGAATGTGAAACTGCGCGAGGCGTGGCTCAAGCTGGCTCAATTTTCACCGTAAGCACCCTCGCCACCCGCTCGTTGGAAGAAGTTGCGGCTGCCGCCGAATGCCCGCTCTGGTTTCAATTGTATGTCTATCGTGATCGCAGTGTGTCGGAGCGTTTGATTGCTCGCGCCGAAGTTGCTGGCTATCAAGCCTTGATGTTAACGATTGATCGTCCGTGGCTTGGGCGGCGTGAACGTGAGTTGCGCAGTGGTTTTGGTGTACCCGCCCATCTGAGTATGGCCAATTTTCGCGATGTGCCTGCCGCCCAAAATTATCGCCGTGCTGGCCCGAATGCCTTGCCCGACCCCAAAGCCGATATGTTTGATGCTGGCTTGACTTGGGAATCGATCGCTTGGTTGCGCTCGGTGACTAGCTTGCCCATCATCGTCAAGGGTATTTTGACCGCTGAGGATGCGCTGTTGGCTGCTGAGGCAGGCGCGGCAGCGATCGTGGTGTCAAATCATGGTGGCCGCCAAATTGATGGTACGGTTACCACGCTTGAAGCCTTGCCCGAGGTTGTCGCGGCATTGGCGCAAAGCCCGTGCGAAATTTATATCGATGGCGGGATTCGCCGTGGCAGCGATGCGCTTAAAGCCTTGGCTTTAGGAGCACAGGCAATTATGCTTGGGCGACCAGTCTTATGGGGCTTGGCAGTGGCGGGTAGTGCTGGGGTTGCCGATGTGCTAACGACCATGCAGCGCGAATTACAACGCTCGATGGCGCTATGTGGCCGCCCCAATCTAGCCAGCATCGATCGCAGCTTAGTACGACCAAGCGGCATGGTTTTTTAA
- a CDS encoding [LysW]-lysine hydrolase — protein sequence MNDQQAVQLIEAMVATPSVSGDEAAIAQLLVEQMNQFGFDAHIDAVGNAVGVIGAAAETVVLLGHMDTVPGNIPVEVRDGELWGRGAVDAKGSLATFIAAAARAHTEKRLAYRVIVVGCVEEEVASSKGAHFIAQTMAAPLWCIVGEPSGADRLTLGYKGNLRAQIRIEQDAAHSAHASHTAAEHGCELWQAIAQHAYTINQGRERAFDQLLPSLVNIESGGDGLRDWCELLVNARLPLDLDPAAYTAMLQQLLPNYAHLKVSGATPAFSSERTSSIARRFGRVFRANGQQPRYVQKTGTADMNVVGPAWGCPVVAYGPGDAALDHTPQERLSLAEYLQAIAVLTAVLSND from the coding sequence ATGAACGATCAACAGGCCGTACAATTAATTGAGGCAATGGTGGCAACACCCAGTGTTTCGGGCGATGAGGCCGCAATCGCCCAATTATTGGTTGAGCAGATGAATCAATTTGGCTTCGATGCCCATATTGATGCGGTTGGCAATGCGGTTGGCGTGATTGGCGCTGCTGCTGAAACCGTCGTGTTGCTTGGCCACATGGATACCGTGCCAGGCAATATTCCAGTCGAAGTGCGTGATGGTGAGTTATGGGGGCGCGGTGCTGTCGATGCCAAAGGCTCGTTAGCCACGTTTATCGCTGCCGCCGCCCGCGCTCATACCGAAAAACGCCTAGCCTATCGGGTGATTGTGGTGGGTTGTGTCGAAGAAGAAGTTGCTTCATCCAAAGGTGCGCATTTTATCGCCCAAACCATGGCTGCGCCACTTTGGTGCATCGTGGGCGAGCCAAGCGGCGCTGATCGGCTAACGTTGGGCTATAAAGGCAACTTACGGGCACAAATTCGCATCGAGCAAGATGCGGCGCATTCGGCCCACGCCAGCCATACCGCCGCCGAACATGGCTGTGAATTGTGGCAAGCGATCGCCCAGCATGCCTATACCATCAATCAAGGCCGCGAACGCGCCTTCGATCAACTGTTGCCAAGCTTGGTAAACATTGAATCGGGCGGCGATGGCTTACGCGATTGGTGCGAATTACTGGTCAATGCCCGTCTGCCTTTAGATCTTGATCCGGCGGCCTATACCGCGATGCTGCAACAACTGCTGCCCAACTATGCGCATTTAAAGGTAAGCGGCGCAACTCCCGCTTTTAGCAGCGAACGGACATCGAGCATTGCGCGGCGCTTTGGGCGAGTTTTTCGCGCCAATGGACAGCAACCGCGCTATGTTCAAAAAACTGGCACCGCCGACATGAATGTGGTTGGGCCAGCCTGGGGTTGCCCAGTCGTCGCTTATGGCCCAGGCGATGCAGCACTTGATCATACGCCCCAAGAGCGTTTGTCCTTGGCCGAATATTTACAAGCGATCGCGGTATTGACAGCAGTTTTGAGCAACGATTAA
- a CDS encoding multidrug resistance efflux transporter family protein has protein sequence MRALLLGLLASLFFASTFVLNRLMELAGGHWLWSASLRYLFMLVPLVAIVAWRGKLGLVLQELRQQPWQWLWWSTIGFGLFYAPLCFAAKYAPAWLVASTWQITIIAGALVAPLLQAKAAPNQPAWHWRSLAISGLILLGVAVIQLQHAAAIGWREVLLGFVPVVIAAFAYPLGNRAMMQLCGQRLATFERVLGMTIASLPFWLILAGVAATTVGWPSTSQIFQSLLVALLAGVIATVLFFKATDLAQHHQGQLAAVEATQAGEVVFALVGEIVILHSPAPTALTLAGLGVIILGMILHSWISH, from the coding sequence ATGCGTGCACTGTTGTTAGGCTTGTTGGCCTCGCTCTTTTTTGCTTCGACCTTTGTGCTCAATCGTTTGATGGAGTTGGCGGGTGGTCATTGGCTGTGGAGTGCCAGCCTACGCTATTTGTTTATGCTGGTTCCGTTGGTGGCGATTGTGGCATGGCGCGGCAAGCTTGGTTTGGTGCTGCAAGAGTTGCGGCAACAGCCTTGGCAATGGCTGTGGTGGAGCACGATTGGCTTTGGGTTGTTTTACGCGCCGCTCTGTTTTGCCGCCAAATATGCCCCAGCGTGGTTGGTTGCCAGCACTTGGCAGATCACAATTATTGCTGGAGCCTTGGTTGCGCCGTTGTTGCAAGCCAAAGCTGCACCCAACCAACCTGCTTGGCATTGGCGCAGTTTAGCGATTTCGGGCCTGATTTTATTGGGTGTGGCGGTAATTCAATTGCAACATGCGGCGGCGATTGGCTGGCGCGAAGTGCTTTTGGGCTTTGTGCCAGTTGTAATCGCCGCGTTTGCCTATCCGTTGGGCAATCGCGCCATGATGCAACTATGTGGGCAGCGCTTGGCAACCTTTGAACGTGTGCTAGGCATGACAATTGCCAGCCTGCCGTTTTGGCTGATTTTAGCGGGCGTGGCGGCAACCACAGTTGGTTGGCCGAGCACAAGCCAAATCTTCCAATCGTTATTGGTTGCACTATTGGCAGGCGTAATCGCCACCGTGCTCTTTTTCAAAGCTACTGATTTAGCTCAGCACCATCAAGGCCAATTGGCGGCAGTTGAGGCAACCCAAGCAGGCGAAGTCGTCTTTGCCTTGGTTGGCGAGATTGTGATTTTGCATAGCCCTGCGCCAACAGCATTGACCTTGGCAGGCCTTGGCGTGATTATTTTAGGCATGATTTTGCACAGTTGGATCAGCCACTAA
- a CDS encoding ATP-binding cassette domain-containing protein has translation MIDFQQVCYYYPQASAPALDRCTLQIAEGEFVLVCGASGSGKSSLLRAINGLIPHFHGGTWQGQLKVCGRDTRRNSPRDLAELVGFVFQDPDAQFVVEIVEDELAFAMENAGLPQAIMRRRIEEALDQLEIAHLRHRSLSSLSGGERQRVAIAAALTVQPQILVLDEPTSQLDPHTAEEVLTALQKLNADLGLTIVLSEHRLERVVQYVDRIVWMHAGKIGLADAPQVVLAQMPFAPPLVEVARHFNWQPLPLTIKQGRAAARQQPITPQAQTTTVATVGPELLRSEALDASYADQPALQGVNVRLHAGEIVAIMGRNGSGKTTLLRHLVGLQQPIRGRVLLQQQPIANRPVEQLAQQIGFVPQNPSDILFHPSLEQELAWTLTNHGQAADPVQIEQTLQRLNLLHLRERHPRDLSGGEAQRAAFAAIVVARPQILLLDEPTRGLDYAAKQQLANFLQSLASEHHGIIVVTHDVEFVALCAQRVVLLGEGEVVVEGTPQVVLGDSLLFSTQVGKLFPKFGWLSVADVLAGTSQ, from the coding sequence GTGATTGATTTTCAACAGGTTTGCTATTACTATCCCCAAGCCAGTGCGCCAGCACTCGATCGCTGTACCTTGCAGATTGCCGAAGGCGAGTTTGTATTGGTTTGTGGCGCTTCAGGCAGCGGCAAATCAAGCCTGCTTCGCGCGATCAATGGGTTAATTCCGCATTTTCATGGTGGCACATGGCAAGGCCAATTAAAAGTTTGTGGCCGTGATACCCGCCGCAACTCGCCGCGAGACTTGGCTGAATTGGTCGGTTTTGTGTTTCAAGACCCCGATGCCCAGTTTGTGGTCGAGATTGTCGAGGATGAACTAGCTTTTGCCATGGAAAACGCTGGTTTGCCGCAAGCGATTATGCGCCGCCGAATTGAAGAAGCGCTCGATCAGCTTGAGATTGCCCATTTACGCCATCGTTCCTTATCCAGCCTCTCTGGCGGCGAACGTCAGCGGGTGGCGATTGCCGCTGCATTAACTGTTCAGCCGCAAATTCTGGTGCTCGATGAACCAACCTCGCAACTCGACCCCCACACCGCTGAAGAAGTACTGACTGCCCTGCAAAAGCTCAACGCCGATTTGGGCTTGACGATTGTGCTCTCGGAGCATCGTTTAGAGCGCGTGGTGCAATATGTCGATCGAATTGTTTGGATGCATGCGGGCAAAATTGGCTTAGCCGATGCGCCACAAGTCGTTTTGGCCCAGATGCCATTTGCCCCGCCATTGGTCGAAGTTGCCCGCCATTTCAATTGGCAACCCTTGCCGCTGACGATCAAACAAGGTCGTGCTGCCGCCCGTCAGCAGCCAATTACGCCTCAAGCCCAAACAACGACTGTTGCCACAGTTGGCCCAGAACTCTTGCGCTCCGAAGCGTTAGATGCCAGTTATGCCGATCAACCAGCGTTGCAAGGCGTAAATGTGCGTTTGCATGCTGGCGAAATTGTGGCAATTATGGGGCGTAACGGCTCCGGCAAAACCACCTTATTGCGCCATTTGGTGGGCTTACAACAACCAATTCGTGGGCGAGTGCTACTACAACAACAACCGATCGCCAATCGCCCAGTTGAGCAATTGGCCCAGCAGATTGGCTTTGTGCCGCAAAACCCCAGTGATATTCTGTTTCACCCCAGTTTGGAGCAAGAATTAGCATGGACGCTTACCAACCATGGTCAAGCGGCTGATCCAGTGCAGATTGAACAGACCTTGCAACGCTTGAATTTGCTGCATCTGCGTGAGCGTCATCCGCGTGATCTTTCGGGTGGCGAGGCTCAACGAGCTGCCTTCGCCGCGATTGTGGTGGCTCGCCCGCAAATTCTCTTGCTCGATGAACCAACCCGTGGCTTGGATTACGCTGCCAAACAGCAACTAGCCAATTTTCTACAAAGCTTAGCCAGCGAGCACCATGGCATCATCGTGGTAACCCACGATGTGGAATTTGTGGCGTTGTGCGCTCAACGAGTAGTACTGTTGGGCGAAGGCGAGGTGGTGGTCGAAGGCACGCCCCAAGTAGTTTTGGGCGATTCACTGCTGTTTTCAACCCAAGTTGGCAAGCTATTCCCCAAATTTGGCTGGCTGAGCGTGGCTGATGTGCTGGCTGGCACATCACAATAA
- a CDS encoding mannose-1-phosphate guanyltransferase, producing MKAVLMAGGEGSRLRPLTISRPKPMVPLVDRPVMGHIIELLKRHGITDIIITVQYLANIIQDFYGDGSAFDVDISYSVEEVPLGTAGAVKYASRLIDDDTEPVIVISGDALTDFDLTALIEAHKRSNAKATITLTRVPNPLEYGVVITDDTGRIRQFLEKPSWGEVFSDTVNTGIYVIDPCVLDDIPLGEPFDFSKDLFPALLRRGELLHGYIAEGYWTDVGNIEAYMRACSDYLMGMVNLPRLGHDRGDNVWIEGEVEIAPDAQIHGPVFFGHGVKIKGGAMVFGPSVIRDYTIIDSRATIDRSIMWRNSYVGERAELRGAIVCKQCNIKSRSLLFEGVVVADSTIINAGAVIQPNVKIWPSKEVEEGATVSASIIWGAQGRRVLFGRYGITGLVNIDLTPEFCAKLGAAYGAILPKNTTVTMNRDAHYTPRMLKRGLIAGIPSAGINVLDLHSVPIPTARYLTYALNAAGGMHVRLSPFDNRVVDIKFFDHRGLDLGSDMERKIENTYFREDYRRVYLDEIGRITENSDYNSVYIDKFMESLDPHILPELEDPWSIVIDYASSNAAQILGILLRRLNVDLVELNAQIDEDRLFQTADQFNAGMQRLTAIVPVMNADIGVRLDSGGERIYVVDDTGHRLTDIELLAAVTALTMEANKGGTVAVPVTAPRLFDKLAERYGGRIQRTKTALGALMQQAAKCNDLCVLGDGAGSLIFPSFFPVADGLFAIVKLMELLARAKIPLSEIRRSLPRSAMANHKVPCRWESKGKVMRILNEQYAERAQDNIDGIKIDLGPEWVLILPDPDGPFIHVIAEGVNDDQARVLTEKYAGLVMGLQ from the coding sequence ATGAAAGCAGTTTTAATGGCTGGGGGTGAAGGCTCTCGGCTCCGACCACTCACCATCAGTCGGCCCAAACCAATGGTTCCCTTGGTCGATCGACCAGTCATGGGCCATATTATTGAACTTCTGAAACGCCACGGCATCACCGATATTATTATTACGGTGCAATATCTCGCCAATATTATTCAAGATTTTTATGGCGATGGCTCGGCGTTTGATGTCGATATTTCGTATTCGGTTGAAGAAGTGCCACTCGGCACCGCTGGCGCGGTTAAATATGCCTCACGCTTAATCGATGATGATACTGAACCCGTGATCGTAATTTCTGGCGATGCGCTGACCGATTTTGATTTAACCGCCTTGATCGAAGCCCATAAACGCTCGAATGCCAAAGCCACAATTACCCTTACCCGCGTTCCCAACCCGCTTGAATATGGCGTGGTGATTACCGACGATACGGGCCGAATTCGCCAGTTCCTCGAAAAACCCAGTTGGGGCGAGGTTTTTTCCGATACCGTCAATACTGGAATTTATGTGATCGATCCCTGTGTGCTTGATGATATTCCACTGGGCGAGCCGTTTGATTTCTCCAAAGATTTATTTCCAGCATTGTTGCGGCGCGGCGAACTGCTCCATGGCTATATTGCCGAGGGCTATTGGACAGATGTTGGCAACATCGAAGCCTATATGCGAGCCTGCTCGGATTATTTGATGGGTATGGTTAATTTGCCGCGCTTAGGCCATGATCGCGGCGATAATGTTTGGATTGAAGGCGAGGTTGAAATTGCCCCCGATGCCCAAATTCATGGGCCAGTCTTTTTTGGTCATGGGGTCAAGATCAAAGGTGGGGCGATGGTATTTGGCCCATCGGTCATCCGCGATTATACAATTATCGATTCGCGTGCCACCATCGATCGTTCAATTATGTGGCGCAACTCGTATGTTGGCGAACGTGCTGAATTACGTGGGGCGATTGTTTGCAAGCAGTGCAATATTAAAAGTCGCTCGTTGCTGTTCGAGGGCGTAGTGGTCGCCGATAGTACGATCATCAACGCTGGGGCGGTGATTCAGCCCAACGTTAAAATTTGGCCTTCGAAAGAAGTTGAAGAGGGTGCGACTGTTAGTGCCTCGATTATTTGGGGGGCGCAAGGGCGGCGGGTGCTGTTTGGGCGCTACGGCATTACAGGCTTGGTCAATATCGACCTTACGCCAGAATTTTGTGCCAAACTTGGGGCAGCCTATGGTGCGATTTTGCCTAAAAATACCACCGTTACCATGAATCGCGATGCCCACTACACCCCACGCATGCTCAAACGTGGCTTGATTGCGGGCATTCCATCGGCGGGGATTAATGTGTTGGATTTGCATTCAGTGCCAATTCCCACTGCCCGCTATTTGACCTATGCGCTGAATGCTGCTGGTGGCATGCATGTGCGGCTTTCGCCGTTCGATAATCGGGTGGTGGATATTAAATTCTTCGATCATCGCGGGCTTGATCTAGGTAGCGACATGGAGCGCAAGATCGAGAATACCTACTTTCGCGAAGATTATCGCCGCGTCTATCTCGATGAAATTGGCCGAATCACTGAAAACAGCGATTACAATTCGGTCTATATCGATAAATTTATGGAATCGCTTGACCCCCATATTTTGCCCGAGCTAGAAGACCCTTGGAGCATCGTGATCGATTATGCGTCGTCGAATGCGGCGCAAATTTTGGGTATTTTGCTACGGCGCTTGAATGTTGATTTAGTTGAACTCAATGCCCAAATCGATGAAGATCGTTTGTTTCAAACTGCCGATCAATTTAATGCTGGTATGCAACGGCTCACAGCAATTGTACCCGTGATGAATGCTGATATTGGGGTGCGGCTCGATTCGGGCGGCGAACGAATTTACGTTGTCGATGATACTGGCCATCGATTAACTGATATTGAATTATTGGCGGCGGTCACTGCCTTGACCATGGAAGCCAACAAAGGTGGCACCGTGGCCGTGCCAGTCACTGCGCCGCGCTTGTTCGATAAATTGGCTGAGCGCTATGGCGGGCGCATCCAGCGTACCAAAACCGCCTTGGGGGCACTGATGCAACAAGCCGCCAAATGCAACGATTTATGTGTCTTGGGCGATGGAGCTGGCAGCCTGATTTTTCCATCGTTCTTTCCAGTTGCCGATGGCCTATTTGCAATTGTTAAATTGATGGAATTACTGGCCCGCGCCAAAATTCCCCTCTCGGAGATTCGGCGTTCATTGCCACGCTCAGCCATGGCTAACCACAAAGTGCCATGTCGCTGGGAATCCAAGGGCAAAGTTATGCGGATTCTCAATGAACAATATGCTGAACGTGCTCAAGACAACATCGACGGGATCAAGATTGATCTTGGGCCAGAGTGGGTGCTGATTCTGCCCGACCCTGACGGCCCCTTCATCCATGTGATTGCCGAGGGAGTCAATGACGATCAAGCCCGCGTGCTCACTGAAAAATATGCAGGTTTAGTGATGGGGTTGCAATAG
- the mscL gene encoding large conductance mechanosensitive channel protein MscL, with amino-acid sequence MFKEFKEFAFKGNVLDLAIGVIIGAAFGKIVTALVDVVIMPIISIILSLILKDVNIATWQFSIGATPIMIGVLIKTIIEFLIIAFVLFLFVKGINSTRRKQEVEAPAAPPPSEEVLLLREIRDSLQK; translated from the coding sequence ATGTTTAAGGAGTTCAAGGAATTTGCCTTCAAAGGCAATGTTCTCGATTTGGCAATTGGGGTGATTATTGGGGCCGCCTTTGGCAAAATTGTCACAGCCTTGGTTGATGTTGTGATTATGCCGATTATCAGCATCATCCTTAGCCTCATTCTCAAAGATGTTAATATTGCAACATGGCAATTTTCGATTGGGGCTACACCAATTATGATTGGGGTGCTGATCAAAACCATTATTGAGTTCCTGATTATTGCGTTTGTGCTTTTCTTATTTGTCAAAGGAATCAACTCGACCCGCCGCAAGCAAGAAGTCGAAGCACCAGCCGCCCCACCACCAAGCGAAGAAGTGTTGTTGCTACGCGAAATTCGCGATAGCTTGCAAAAGTAA
- a CDS encoding VOC family protein: MQLVTLDHIQLAMPAGQEAQARWFYSTILGLDEVAKPVQLQARGGCWFRSATIELHLGVEADFRPARKAHPAFRVADLAQARAELSSAGIAIVEDDSLPHVRRFYAADPFGNRIEFVQVGDVY; the protein is encoded by the coding sequence ATGCAACTTGTCACACTCGACCACATCCAATTGGCAATGCCCGCAGGCCAAGAGGCCCAAGCACGCTGGTTTTACAGCACGATTCTTGGCCTCGACGAAGTTGCCAAGCCTGTTCAATTGCAAGCTCGTGGCGGCTGTTGGTTTCGCAGCGCCACAATCGAACTCCACCTTGGGGTTGAGGCCGATTTTCGGCCTGCTCGCAAAGCGCATCCGGCCTTTCGCGTCGCCGATCTTGCACAAGCGCGAGCTGAATTAAGCAGTGCAGGCATTGCGATTGTTGAAGATGACAGCCTGCCCCATGTGCGCCGTTTTTACGCTGCCGATCCCTTTGGCAATCGGATTGAGTTTGTCCAAGTTGGCGATGTCTATTAA